A part of Arthrobacter dokdonellae genomic DNA contains:
- a CDS encoding ABC transporter permease has protein sequence MSNPVLESAAPGTVRAAPAPSNRILMLRRFLRNKLAVAGVVVVALAFLLAFLGPLFYGTDQMHVDLSAANLAPGGSHPMGTDAVGFDQLGRMMVGGQVSLVIGLAAGILATLIGSIWGSIAGYAGGWVDAVMMRIVDSGIAIPALFILLVISAITAPNSVTMIVVIACLSWLVPSRLVRAETLSLKSRDYVLTLRGIGGSHWRVISRHIVPNTVSTLVVNATFQVADAILLVAYVSYLGMGVQAPATDWGGMLSAGLAAAYSGYWWLILPPGIAIILVVCAFNAIGDGLRDMFDVKGQR, from the coding sequence ATGAGCAACCCGGTCCTTGAATCCGCGGCGCCAGGAACTGTCCGCGCCGCCCCCGCGCCCAGCAACCGCATCTTGATGCTGCGCCGCTTCCTGCGCAACAAACTGGCGGTGGCCGGCGTCGTGGTGGTGGCCCTGGCCTTTCTCCTTGCCTTCCTCGGACCGCTTTTTTACGGCACCGACCAAATGCACGTGGACCTCAGTGCCGCGAATCTCGCCCCGGGCGGCTCCCACCCGATGGGGACCGACGCGGTTGGCTTCGACCAGCTGGGCCGGATGATGGTTGGCGGCCAGGTGTCCTTGGTCATCGGGCTGGCTGCCGGCATACTGGCCACGCTGATCGGCTCCATCTGGGGTTCGATTGCCGGCTACGCCGGCGGCTGGGTCGACGCCGTCATGATGCGCATCGTGGACAGCGGCATCGCCATTCCAGCACTGTTCATCCTCCTGGTCATTTCGGCCATTACGGCGCCGAACAGCGTCACCATGATCGTCGTCATTGCCTGCCTGTCCTGGCTGGTGCCGTCGCGCCTGGTAAGGGCTGAGACGCTCTCACTGAAGAGCCGCGACTACGTGCTCACGCTCAGGGGCATCGGCGGATCGCATTGGCGCGTCATCAGCCGCCACATCGTGCCAAACACCGTGAGCACGCTGGTGGTCAACGCAACATTCCAAGTTGCCGACGCGATCTTGCTGGTCGCCTACGTCAGCTACCTCGGCATGGGCGTGCAGGCGCCTGCCACGGATTGGGGCGGCATGCTCAGTGCCGGTCTGGCGGCCGCCTACAGCGGCTACTGGTGGCTGATTCTGCCGCCCGGCATTGCGATTATTTTGGTGGTCTGCGCCTTCAACGCCATCGGCGACGGGCTGCGCGACATGTTTGATGTGAAAGGCCAGCGATGA
- a CDS encoding dipeptide ABC transporter ATP-binding protein — protein MNPNTVAAVDGGPASAAALRVQDLKVQFSTESGRVDAVRGVSLSIQPGEVLALVGESGSGKSTVALGVMGLLPGNAAVTGDVRIAGNAIDTTDEAALCDARGRILSMVFQEPSTALNPLLTIGGQIAEVITNHQKISLKQAALRAIELLGTVGIPDPAIRAGYYPNQLSGGQRQRVVIAIAIANKPQLLIADEPTTALDVTVQANILELLRTLAAEMNMAILLVTHNMGVVADFAEQVAVMYHGELVEVGAVEDVLLRPRHEYTKRLLAAVPRLAVEARDRPLADAPEGKAAEPAVLELDQVGVRYGRGSRAFNALDGVSFSLVKGQTLGLVGESGSGKSTAGRAALGLIKPSTGSVRLFGEDLRTLRHKTRKALQSRIGIVLQDPVASLDPRMSVAECIAEPLLVHRRTSAATRRTMVRDALEAVQLPGAVHGRYPHELSGGQRQRVSIARALILQPQLLIADEATSALDVSVQASVLDVLKNLQEQFGFACLFISHDLAVVQDMAQQVVVLRAGQIMEAGPTATTLIAPRNDYTRDLLAAVPVPDPVLQRQRRLARLSSSSQVRSQVATP, from the coding sequence ATGAACCCCAACACAGTGGCTGCCGTCGACGGCGGCCCCGCATCCGCCGCGGCCCTGCGTGTGCAGGACCTGAAAGTGCAGTTTTCCACCGAGTCCGGCCGCGTGGACGCCGTCCGCGGGGTCTCCTTGTCCATTCAGCCCGGCGAGGTCCTCGCGCTGGTGGGTGAGTCCGGGTCCGGAAAGAGCACGGTGGCCCTGGGCGTGATGGGCCTGTTGCCCGGAAACGCCGCGGTCACCGGTGACGTGCGGATAGCGGGCAATGCCATCGACACGACCGACGAGGCCGCGTTGTGCGACGCCCGCGGCCGGATCCTCAGCATGGTGTTCCAGGAACCGTCCACGGCCCTGAACCCGCTGTTGACCATTGGCGGCCAAATTGCCGAGGTCATCACCAACCACCAAAAAATCTCCCTCAAGCAGGCCGCACTGCGGGCGATTGAACTGCTGGGCACGGTGGGCATCCCTGATCCGGCAATACGGGCAGGGTACTATCCGAATCAGCTTTCCGGCGGCCAGCGCCAACGCGTGGTGATCGCCATTGCCATTGCCAACAAGCCACAGCTCCTCATCGCCGATGAACCCACCACAGCCCTCGATGTAACGGTGCAGGCAAATATTTTGGAGCTGCTGCGCACACTGGCTGCGGAGATGAACATGGCGATTTTGCTGGTCACCCACAACATGGGTGTCGTGGCCGACTTTGCCGAGCAGGTGGCCGTCATGTACCACGGTGAACTGGTGGAGGTCGGCGCCGTCGAGGACGTGCTGTTGCGTCCCCGCCACGAATACACCAAGCGGCTCCTGGCAGCAGTCCCCCGGCTGGCGGTCGAGGCCAGGGACCGTCCGCTGGCGGACGCCCCCGAAGGGAAGGCTGCCGAGCCCGCCGTCCTGGAACTGGACCAGGTGGGCGTTCGGTATGGCCGCGGAAGCCGCGCGTTCAACGCACTCGACGGCGTCAGTTTCAGCCTGGTGAAAGGACAGACCCTCGGCCTGGTCGGCGAATCAGGTTCCGGCAAGTCCACTGCCGGCCGGGCCGCGCTGGGCTTGATCAAGCCCTCCACCGGCAGCGTGCGGCTTTTCGGCGAGGACCTGCGCACCCTGCGACACAAGACACGCAAGGCCCTGCAGTCCCGGATTGGCATCGTGCTGCAGGATCCCGTGGCATCCCTGGATCCACGGATGAGCGTGGCCGAGTGCATTGCCGAGCCCCTGCTGGTCCATCGCCGCACCTCCGCGGCCACGCGCCGGACGATGGTCCGGGACGCCCTGGAAGCCGTACAACTGCCGGGCGCGGTCCATGGCCGCTATCCGCACGAGCTTTCCGGCGGCCAGCGCCAGCGCGTCAGCATCGCCCGGGCACTAATCCTCCAGCCGCAGCTGCTGATCGCCGATGAGGCCACCAGCGCCCTTGATGTCTCGGTCCAGGCAAGCGTCCTGGACGTCCTCAAGAACCTGCAGGAACAGTTCGGCTTTGCCTGCCTGTTCATCAGCCATGACCTGGCGGTGGTGCAGGACATGGCCCAACAGGTGGTTGTGCTCCGTGCCGGCCAGATCATGGAGGCCGGACCCACGGCCACCACCCTCATTGCGCCCCGGAATGACTACACCCGCGATCTGCTGGCGGCCGTCCCGGTTCCCGATCCGGTGCTCCAGCGCCAGCGGCGCCTGGCCCGATTAAGCAGCTCCAGCCAAGTCAGGAGCCAGGTCGCCACGCCGTGA